The following coding sequences are from one Canis lupus baileyi chromosome 19, mCanLup2.hap1, whole genome shotgun sequence window:
- the ZNF660 gene encoding zinc finger protein 660, which produces MRRKTRNFRHKTVKDNKTLTEVSEQESEKDGSQCLDPITSRRIQAEKKQYVCTECGKAFSQSANLTVHERIHTGEKPYKCKECGKAFSHSSNLVVHRRIHTGLKPYTCSECGKSFSGKSHLIRHQGIHSGEKTYECKECGKAFSRSSGLISHHRVHTGEKPYTCIECGKAFSRSSNLTQHQRMHKGKKVYKCKECGKTCVSNTKIIDHQRIHTGEKPYECDECGKTFILRKTLSEHQRLHRREKPYKCNECGKAFTSNRNLIDHQRVHTGEKPYKCNECGKTFRQTSQVILHLRTHTKEKPYKCSECGKAYRYSSQLIQHQRKHNEEKEIS; this is translated from the coding sequence atgaggagaaagacGAGAAATTTCAGACATAAGACAGTTAAAGACAATAAAACACTTACAGAAGTAAGTGAGCAAGAATCTGAAAAAGATGGTAGTCAGTGCTTGGATCCTATAACAAGCAGGAGAATTCAGGCTGAAAAGAAACAGTATGTATGTACTGAGTGTGGGAAAGCTTTTAGTCAGAGTGCAAACCTTACAGTGCATGAGAGAatccacacaggagagaaaccctataagTGTAAGGAGTGTGGAAAAGCCTTCAGTCATAGCTCCAACCTTGTTGTTCATCGGAGAATCCACACTGGACTGAAGCCCTACacatgcagtgaatgtgggaaatctttcAGTGGTAAGTCACACCTCATTCGGCACCAGGGAATCCATAGTGGGGAAAAAACGTATGAATGTAAggagtgtgggaaagcctttagtCGGAGTTCAGGTCTTATTTCACATCATAGAGTTCACACTGGGGAGAAGCCCTACACTTGTattgaatgtgggaaagcctttagcCGTAGTTCAAATCTTACTCAACATCAAAGaatgcacaaaggaaaaaaagtttacaaatgTAAGGAGTGTGGGAAAACATGTGTTTCTAATACAAAGATTATAGAccatcagagaattcacacaggGGAGAAGCCTTACGAGTGTGATGAGTGTggaaaaactttcattttaagGAAGACCCTTAGTGAACATCAGAGACTTCACCGTagagagaaaccttacaaatgtaatgaatgtgggaaagcttttACTTCTAATCGAAACCTTATTGATCATCagagagttcacactggagagaaaccctataaatgtaaCGAATGTGGAAAAACCTTCAGGCAGACTTCTCAAGTTATTTTACATTTGAGAACCCATACTAAggagaaaccctataaatgtaGTGAGTGTGGGAAAGCCTATCGTTACAGCTCGCAGCTTATTCAACACCAGAGAAAACATAATGAGGAGAAAGaaatctcataa